Genomic segment of Pseudoalteromonas ulvae UL12:
CCACAAGGGCATTTAGTTCAATTTCTCATGCGCAGCTCTGGTTAAATAAATTGAAGCTACTTTAGGGGGAAAATTAATTAGCGGAATGTGCAATTGACCGGATGCTTACATTATCATTGATAATGAAATCACTTCGTTAAGCTTTAATGGTGGCATCAATTTTTTCTTCTATTAGTCATCTTATGTAATGTATTGATGTCAGACACGTCTGACAATTTATTGCTTGATTGTAGTGAGTAACATCTTTTTTTAGTTAAGATAAATTACAATCGGTGAGATTAAGGCGGCGAAGAAATAGGAGGGAAGTAATATATAAGGGGGTTATACTTTTATCTACACAAGTAATCGCGCCCTAATGATTTTTGTGTCAGCCCCTCAATCAAAATTGAGGGGCTTTTAGATTAAGAATCAATCGAGTATTTTGATAAGATTGCCTCAATCTCATGAAATACTTTGCTACTATTTTTTAGAGGGATATTTATTTTTATATTCTTGCTGTCTTTTTTTACTGATACAACTGAATCACCTAACTTGTATTCTGATTCATCAACGACTTTTTCAACACCATTGAGCTCATCAAAAAATTTAAGTAAAGAGTCTACTTTTTGAAAGCGTTTTGATTTAAGCTCGGTAAGTAATATCTCTTTATCTTCCTTCGTTTCAAATTTTTTAAAGGCGGATTTTACTTTTGTACTATTTCTTAATGTCCATGAATATGCATCAACAACAGAATTAAACAGCGTGTCAGGTAATGCAGCAATGTGTAATTTCTCAGACATAGTTTGTCGAGCTTGGTCATTCATTTTCGCAAAGTCTTCCACCGATAATTTTCCGTTATTTACAACTTTAAGTCGCTCGTACTCCGAGTGCAAATAGCGACAATCAGCAATAAAGTCGTTATCGAGACGACCCTCATTTTCTTCTATAGCAAGATACTTTGCTTCATCATCATCAATATCAACTAAATCTGCAGTAAGGAGGGTGTTTGCTTCTATGCACGACAAACGTCTACGACAGCCAAAGATCACTTCAATCGTACAGCCATTTTCATCTGCCACTGCGAGCTTACGTGCGAGAACAGGTTGTAAATTACCTTTAGACTTTTTAATTTTTGGTAGTAAATCGTCAATACTAATTGCTAATGCAAAATTGCGTGGATTACCTTGCCATAATCGTGTCTTTTTAGGATCGACTTGAATTGTTTTTTTTGGTACTTTGCGACTTGGTAATGTCAAAAAAGCATCGTTTTTTGTTCTAACTTCTGATGGATAGCTTGCATTCTCTATCACACTATCAAGCGCTTCAAAATCAACATCTATCGATTTCTTATTGTTTGCATCGAGCTTTTTTAGATCTAACTCCATAATTCAGTCCTTATGCATTAGTGTCAGACGTGTCTGACACTAATGCATCACGTTCAAATGCGACAGCTTTATTACCGTCAATCTCATCTAGTAGCTGGTCAAATACAGCACGTTTTGGATGCATTACTTGAGCATCAGACAAAAGCAGGCCATTATCTTGAATAGAATTAATCTTTTTAATTGTCGGGATTGTAACGCTTGATATTGAAGCGTAAGGAAGTAGTTTTTTGCATGTTTCTTTTGCTTCAATAAGCAAATCTTTGGAATAGTGATCAACTTTGGTAACCAATAAACGCGCGTCGATTCTAAAGTCTTCATCAATGGCAACTTGCATATTTTCTTCGATTTGTTTTGCAACAAACAAAGTTGGAATAAGTTGCTCTATATCAACTTGGCTTGGTTGAAAAGGCATATATACAATATCAGCAACTGCGAGGGTACTCTTAAAGGCTTTGTTTTCGTAACCACCTGTATCCACGATAACGTACTTATAGATTTTTTCTAAGGCTTTTAAATCACGCGTTAAGCTATCATCTGGTTTGCGGAGCTCAACTTTTATAAAAGGTAGGGCTTCTTTGCCTTCAGCGACTAATTTTTCACTATACGCTTCTCGTCTACGAATATAGTTGATGATAGATTCATTTGTATCAGCATCAACAATACAAACTTCATTTTCAGGATTTCTACCCTGCCGTATTGCACGGGCCACCATTGCTCCTGCCGTACTAACAGCTGTTAATGATTTACCAACGCCACCTTTTTTATTACCAAGACACACTATTGCCATTTCAAGCACCCTAATGATTAAAATTACTTTTTGTCAGACGCCTGACACGATGAATCTATACTATGTAGCATTAAAATTCAATAAGTGTCATTCGGTTTTTCATTGAGTTATACAAAAATGTCGCACGCGTCTGACATTATCAAATAGAATAATAAATAGGGGTTGAGTGATTCAATGACTCTTAAATATGAATTCGTAGGCTGCTTTAGTGAAAACGCTTAGCGCTAATGAATG
This window contains:
- a CDS encoding division plane positioning ATPase MipZ; its protein translation is MAIVCLGNKKGGVGKSLTAVSTAGAMVARAIRQGRNPENEVCIVDADTNESIINYIRRREAYSEKLVAEGKEALPFIKVELRKPDDSLTRDLKALEKIYKYVIVDTGGYENKAFKSTLAVADIVYMPFQPSQVDIEQLIPTLFVAKQIEENMQVAIDEDFRIDARLLVTKVDHYSKDLLIEAKETCKKLLPYASISSVTIPTIKKINSIQDNGLLLSDAQVMHPKRAVFDQLLDEIDGNKAVAFERDALVSDTSDTNA
- a CDS encoding ParB N-terminal domain-containing protein; the protein is MELDLKKLDANNKKSIDVDFEALDSVIENASYPSEVRTKNDAFLTLPSRKVPKKTIQVDPKKTRLWQGNPRNFALAISIDDLLPKIKKSKGNLQPVLARKLAVADENGCTIEVIFGCRRRLSCIEANTLLTADLVDIDDDEAKYLAIEENEGRLDNDFIADCRYLHSEYERLKVVNNGKLSVEDFAKMNDQARQTMSEKLHIAALPDTLFNSVVDAYSWTLRNSTKVKSAFKKFETKEDKEILLTELKSKRFQKVDSLLKFFDELNGVEKVVDESEYKLGDSVVSVKKDSKNIKINIPLKNSSKVFHEIEAILSKYSIDS